The following are encoded together in the Thermomonas brevis genome:
- a CDS encoding SDR family NAD(P)-dependent oxidoreductase codes for MNGRLEGKVALVTGGARGIGAAIVRRLHAEGAKVAIADVLTDEGRALAAELGARTAFFAHDVGDEASWAGTVAAVTGAFGGLDLLVNNAGIFHPGQIADTAAADVERQFRVNQLGVFLGMKHAQAPMRAAGGGCIVNISSIAGQLGFPNAAAYVGTKWAVRGMTKTAALELAPAQIRVNSVHPGFIDTPMLDNNPPEANQAGIEATPLKRIGKPEEIAAAVAFLAGPDAAFVTGAELTVDGGWIL; via the coding sequence ATGAACGGCAGGCTCGAAGGCAAGGTCGCACTGGTCACCGGCGGCGCGCGCGGCATCGGCGCGGCCATCGTCCGCAGGCTGCACGCCGAGGGCGCGAAGGTCGCCATCGCCGACGTGCTGACCGATGAAGGCCGGGCGCTGGCGGCGGAGCTGGGCGCACGCACCGCGTTCTTCGCGCACGACGTCGGCGACGAAGCGTCCTGGGCCGGAACCGTGGCGGCGGTGACCGGCGCGTTCGGCGGGCTCGACCTCCTGGTCAACAACGCCGGAATCTTCCATCCCGGCCAGATCGCGGACACCGCCGCCGCCGACGTGGAGCGGCAGTTCCGGGTCAACCAGCTGGGCGTCTTCCTCGGCATGAAGCACGCGCAGGCGCCGATGCGCGCGGCCGGCGGCGGCTGCATCGTCAACATCAGCTCGATCGCCGGGCAGCTCGGCTTCCCGAACGCGGCCGCCTACGTCGGCACCAAGTGGGCGGTGCGCGGGATGACCAAGACCGCTGCGCTGGAACTGGCGCCGGCGCAGATCCGGGTGAACTCGGTGCACCCCGGCTTCATCGACACGCCGATGCTGGACAACAACCCGCCCGAGGCCAACCAGGCCGGCATCGAGGCCACGCCGCTCAAGCGCATCGGCAAGCCGGAGGAGATCGCCGCTGCGGTGGCGTTCCTGGCCGGGCCGGACGCCGCATTCGTCACCGGCGCGGAGCTGACCGTGGACGGCGGCTGGATTCTCTAG
- a CDS encoding YkgJ family cysteine cluster protein, whose translation MHPCLTCGACCTQYRVAFHWMESDEVTPGGVPAALTERLDAHRLCMRGTYAPPIRCVALDADIGKYSRCSIHPNRPSVCREVDASWEYGKPSPQCDQARIAFGLPALTAADWRWRDDAGNDHPDDSGNSPSPPAIPPVAA comes from the coding sequence ATGCATCCCTGCCTGACCTGCGGCGCCTGCTGCACCCAGTACCGCGTCGCCTTCCACTGGATGGAATCGGACGAGGTCACGCCCGGCGGGGTGCCGGCCGCGCTCACCGAACGGCTGGACGCGCACCGCCTGTGCATGCGCGGCACCTACGCGCCGCCGATCCGCTGCGTGGCGCTGGACGCCGACATCGGCAAGTACTCGCGCTGCAGCATCCACCCCAACCGGCCGTCGGTCTGCCGCGAGGTGGACGCCTCCTGGGAATACGGCAAGCCCAGCCCGCAGTGCGACCAGGCGCGGATCGCGTTCGGCCTGCCGGCGCTGACCGCCGCCGACTGGCGCTGGCGCGACGACGCCGGCAACGACCACCCGGACGACAGCGGCAACAGCCCCTCGCCGCCGGCGATCCCGCCGGTCGCCGCCTAG
- a CDS encoding endonuclease domain-containing protein, with product MEELRRRARELRNNATDAERHLWRHLRLQQMAGFRFRRQVPIAGFIADFLCPRTHLIIELDGGQHVEQANADEARTRALSALGYRVLRYWNDDVLLRTQDVLEDILRHANSTPPQPSPSLREREGDKGERE from the coding sequence TTGGAAGAATTGCGGCGACGTGCACGTGAGCTTCGTAACAACGCCACCGATGCGGAGCGGCATTTGTGGCGGCATTTGAGATTGCAGCAAATGGCAGGCTTCAGATTCCGAAGACAAGTGCCGATTGCAGGGTTCATCGCCGATTTTCTATGTCCTCGAACTCACCTCATCATCGAGCTGGATGGCGGCCAGCATGTCGAGCAGGCCAACGCGGACGAGGCGCGGACACGCGCGCTTTCCGCGCTGGGGTATCGAGTGTTGCGTTATTGGAATGACGACGTGCTGCTGCGGACGCAGGATGTGCTCGAAGACATCCTGCGTCATGCGAACAGCACCCCTCCCCAACCCTCCCCTTCGCTACGCGAAAGGGAGGGAGACAAAGGCGAGCGCGAATGA
- the oleD gene encoding 2-alkyl-3-oxoalkanoate reductase, whose translation MKILVTGGGGFLGQALCRGLLERGYEVASFSRGRHAVLDALGVRQLQGDLADREAVLAAFAEGFDAVLHNAAKAGAWGSYESYFSANVAGTRNVIAACRAHGIGKLVHTSTPSVVHRATHPVEGASADEVPYGEGVKAHYAATKIVAEREVLAANDAGLATVALRPRLIWGPGDTQILPKLVERARSGRLRLVGSGDNLVDTTYIDNAAQAHFDALEHLRPGAACAGRAYFVSNGEPWPLREVLNGLLRAADAPEVRKTIPFGAAYALGAVCEGLWTALPLKGDPPMTRFLAEQLGTAHWYSMAPAARDFGYAPKVTMAEGLERLRASLR comes from the coding sequence ATGAAGATTTTGGTCACCGGCGGCGGCGGCTTCCTCGGCCAGGCGCTGTGCCGCGGCCTGCTCGAACGCGGGTACGAGGTCGCCAGCTTCAGCCGCGGCCGCCACGCGGTGCTGGATGCGCTGGGCGTGCGCCAGCTGCAGGGCGATCTGGCCGACCGCGAGGCGGTGCTGGCCGCGTTTGCCGAAGGCTTCGACGCGGTGCTGCACAACGCCGCCAAGGCCGGCGCCTGGGGCAGCTACGAGAGTTATTTCAGCGCGAACGTCGCTGGCACCCGTAACGTGATCGCGGCCTGCCGCGCGCACGGCATCGGGAAGCTGGTGCACACCTCCACGCCCAGCGTCGTGCACCGCGCGACCCATCCGGTGGAAGGCGCTTCGGCCGACGAGGTGCCCTACGGCGAGGGCGTCAAGGCGCACTACGCCGCCACCAAGATCGTCGCCGAACGCGAGGTGCTGGCCGCCAACGACGCGGGCCTCGCCACCGTGGCGCTGCGCCCGCGCCTGATCTGGGGGCCGGGCGACACCCAGATCCTGCCGAAGCTGGTGGAGCGCGCGCGCAGCGGGCGGCTGCGGCTGGTCGGCAGCGGCGACAACCTCGTCGACACCACCTACATCGACAACGCCGCGCAGGCGCATTTCGACGCGCTGGAGCACCTGCGCCCGGGCGCGGCCTGCGCCGGCCGCGCCTACTTCGTCAGCAACGGCGAACCATGGCCGCTGCGCGAGGTGCTCAACGGCCTGCTGCGCGCCGCCGACGCGCCGGAAGTGCGCAAGACCATCCCGTTCGGCGCGGCCTACGCGCTCGGCGCGGTCTGCGAGGGCCTGTGGACGGCGCTGCCGCTGAAGGGCGATCCGCCGATGACGCGCTTCCTGGCCGAGCAGCTGGGCACCGCGCACTGGTATTCGATGGCGCCGGCCGCGCGCGATTTCGGCTACGCGCCGAAGGTGACGATGGCCGAGGGGCTGGAGCGGCTGCGCGCCTCGCTGCGCTGA
- a CDS encoding DUF1328 domain-containing protein, with protein sequence MLHYALVFLVIALIAAFLGFGGLAGLAATIAKVLFIVFLILAVVAFLRKKT encoded by the coding sequence ATGCTGCACTACGCTCTGGTTTTCCTGGTCATCGCGCTGATCGCGGCCTTTCTGGGCTTCGGCGGCCTGGCCGGCCTGGCGGCGACGATCGCCAAGGTGCTGTTCATCGTCTTCCTGATCCTCGCGGTGGTCGCGTTCCTGCGCAAGAAGACCTGA
- a CDS encoding ubiquinone biosynthesis accessory factor UbiJ → MTDAPFNWKQPAGRALELALNRALALDEDTRAGLKALDGQRVALTLASPPLALQVRVDGEALRVGPVDAEQEPDLGVRATLAGLLNQVPVFRRDGAPPVGKLRIEGDADLARRLQKLAQGFDPDWQLPFVQVFGEVLGVQIAKAVKAALRQAQVAGANLAQTTAEYLTEESRDVVPRAELDAFHDDVDALRDDVERLAAKIGRLRRNVSGQGSGLPA, encoded by the coding sequence ATGACCGACGCCCCCTTCAACTGGAAACAGCCCGCCGGCCGCGCGCTGGAACTCGCGCTCAACCGCGCGCTGGCGCTGGACGAGGACACTCGCGCCGGGCTGAAGGCGCTGGACGGCCAGCGCGTCGCGCTGACCCTCGCATCGCCGCCGCTGGCGCTGCAGGTGCGGGTGGACGGCGAGGCCCTGCGAGTCGGGCCGGTCGATGCGGAGCAGGAACCCGACCTCGGCGTGCGCGCCACGCTGGCCGGCCTGCTCAATCAGGTCCCGGTGTTCCGTCGCGACGGCGCGCCGCCGGTCGGCAAGCTGCGCATCGAGGGCGACGCCGATCTGGCCCGCCGCCTGCAGAAGCTGGCGCAGGGGTTCGATCCCGACTGGCAGCTGCCGTTCGTGCAGGTGTTCGGCGAAGTGCTCGGCGTGCAGATCGCCAAGGCGGTGAAGGCGGCGCTGCGGCAGGCGCAGGTCGCCGGCGCGAACCTCGCCCAGACCACCGCCGAATACCTGACCGAAGAAAGCCGCGACGTGGTGCCGCGCGCCGAGCTCGACGCCTTCCACGACGACGTGGACGCGCTGCGCGACGACGTCGAGCGCCTCGCCGCGAAAATCGGGCGGCTGCGCCGCAACGTCTCTGGTCAGGGCAGCGGACTGCCCGCATGA
- the ubiB gene encoding ubiquinone biosynthesis regulatory protein kinase UbiB, translating into MKSALRAWKIGRVLLRYRLDDLLDGTPAERWLRLMRPFVPSASAEVATLSRGARLRLALQELGPIFVKFGQILSTRRDLVPPDVAEELTLLQDRVAPFDGQQARALVEAALGRGIADAYAQFDAVPLASASIAQVHAATLHDGREVVVKVLRPNIAALIAADVALLKNVAAIVERTHPAADKIRPKEIVAEIENTLAAELDLQREAGNASLLRRNWLGSPDLYVPEVIWTHTAERAMTMERVRGIPSDDIAALDAAGIDRKALAAKGVRVFYQQVFRDNFFHADAHAGNIWVDPERKADPRFIALDFGIMGQLSSDDQYWLAENFMAIFNRDYRRIAELHVQAGWMPSHIRIDELEAAARAVCEPYFTRPLSEISLAEVLVKLFRTAQRYELTLQPQLILLQKTLLNIEGVGRQLDPQIDIWAVAKPVLEDILAERYSPKRLAGELRKRLPELMTRAPEMPRLLHAWLQQQVEGRHELAMRSADVREIAQTLASMQRRIVASILGVGLLIVAAVLYALDAGGPKLLALPVSTWIAGLGGLWALLAAWPRR; encoded by the coding sequence ATGAAGTCCGCATTGCGCGCATGGAAGATCGGCCGCGTGCTGCTGCGCTACCGGCTGGACGATCTGCTGGACGGCACGCCGGCCGAGCGCTGGCTGCGGCTGATGCGCCCGTTCGTGCCCAGCGCCTCCGCCGAAGTGGCCACGCTGTCGCGCGGCGCGCGCCTGCGGCTGGCCTTGCAGGAACTGGGGCCGATCTTCGTCAAGTTCGGGCAGATCCTCTCGACCCGCCGCGACCTGGTGCCGCCGGACGTCGCCGAGGAACTGACGCTGCTGCAGGATCGCGTCGCCCCGTTCGACGGCCAGCAGGCGCGCGCGCTGGTGGAAGCCGCGCTGGGCCGCGGCATCGCGGATGCCTACGCGCAGTTCGACGCCGTGCCGCTGGCCTCCGCCAGCATCGCGCAGGTGCACGCGGCGACGCTGCACGACGGCCGCGAAGTGGTGGTGAAGGTGCTGCGCCCGAATATCGCCGCGTTGATCGCCGCCGACGTCGCGCTGCTGAAGAACGTCGCCGCCATCGTCGAGCGCACCCATCCGGCCGCCGACAAGATCCGCCCGAAGGAAATCGTCGCCGAGATCGAGAACACGCTGGCGGCGGAACTGGATCTGCAGCGCGAAGCCGGCAACGCCAGCCTGCTGCGCCGCAACTGGCTGGGCTCGCCCGACCTGTACGTGCCGGAAGTGATCTGGACGCACACCGCCGAGCGCGCGATGACGATGGAGCGCGTGCGCGGCATTCCGTCCGACGACATCGCCGCGCTGGACGCCGCCGGCATCGACCGCAAGGCACTGGCGGCGAAGGGCGTGCGCGTGTTCTACCAGCAAGTGTTCCGCGACAACTTCTTCCACGCCGACGCCCACGCCGGCAACATCTGGGTCGATCCCGAGCGCAAGGCCGATCCGCGCTTCATCGCGCTCGACTTCGGGATCATGGGCCAGCTCTCCAGCGACGACCAGTACTGGCTCGCCGAGAACTTCATGGCGATCTTCAACCGCGACTACCGCCGCATCGCCGAGCTGCACGTGCAGGCCGGCTGGATGCCGTCGCACATCCGCATCGACGAGCTGGAGGCGGCGGCGCGCGCGGTCTGCGAGCCGTACTTCACCCGGCCGCTCAGCGAAATCTCGCTGGCCGAGGTGCTGGTCAAGCTGTTCCGCACCGCGCAGCGCTACGAACTCACCCTGCAGCCGCAGCTGATCCTGTTGCAGAAAACCCTGCTCAACATCGAGGGCGTGGGCCGCCAGCTCGATCCGCAGATCGACATCTGGGCGGTGGCGAAACCCGTGCTGGAAGACATCCTGGCCGAGCGCTACAGCCCGAAGCGGCTGGCCGGCGAACTGCGCAAGCGGTTGCCGGAGCTGATGACCCGCGCGCCGGAAATGCCGCGCCTGCTGCACGCCTGGCTGCAGCAGCAGGTGGAAGGCAGGCACGAGCTGGCGATGCGTTCCGCCGACGTGCGCGAGATCGCGCAGACGCTGGCGTCGATGCAGCGTCGCATCGTCGCCTCGATCCTCGGCGTCGGCCTGCTGATCGTGGCGGCGGTGCTGTACGCGCTGGACGCCGGCGGGCCGAAGCTGCTGGCGCTGCCGGTGTCCACCTGGATCGCAGGCCTCGGCGGCCTGTGGGCGCTGCTGGCGGCGTGGCCGCGGCGGTAA
- a CDS encoding serine hydrolase domain-containing protein: MPTRSALSAAIRTALPRLLALALPLAGAAHAQVPDADAATALQSYFSQCHAVHVCNGSFLVARDGKVIYAAAFGDAGAADQGPLTTAHVFDIGSISKQFTAAAILRLTERGKLRVDDAVADHLPGFPYPRMTLRQLLTHTSGVPDVMAYYTQVLRGGKFTAPLMADDAVQVLAASGTAPKSAPGERFEYSNTGYLLLAQVVAHVSGLPFASFLQREFFDPLGMSHTRVRMPANEAAIAPRAYGFTPTSDGQRRPQDQIPGFYMLGAGGIYSTAADLLLWSKALRDGKAMSVSSWREATTPLRLNDGSSVPYGFGLGLRASPLQQPRIEHGGHWRAFKADLARLPAQDIDVVLLTNNGEDDSVDAARDAVEAILAGKPYSPVKEPIDWPLRERLQRDNAATLRRWLDAQRTAKPARYDVPEDKLNDIGYRLIEAKQVDKALAVMRFNQETHPDSMNALDSLADSYLAAGDRDDAIAQAKRMLELKPDSRAAQEKLKALVEGK, encoded by the coding sequence ATGCCCACCCGCTCCGCCCTTTCCGCCGCGATCCGCACCGCCCTGCCACGCCTGCTGGCGCTCGCCCTCCCGCTGGCCGGCGCCGCCCATGCGCAGGTTCCCGACGCCGATGCCGCCACCGCGCTCCAGAGCTATTTCTCGCAGTGCCATGCGGTGCACGTCTGTAACGGCAGCTTCCTGGTCGCCCGCGACGGCAAGGTGATCTACGCGGCCGCGTTCGGCGATGCCGGCGCCGCCGACCAGGGGCCGCTGACCACCGCGCACGTCTTCGACATCGGCTCGATCAGCAAACAGTTCACCGCCGCCGCGATCCTGCGCCTGACCGAGCGCGGCAAGCTGCGCGTGGACGACGCCGTGGCCGACCACCTGCCGGGCTTCCCGTACCCGCGCATGACCCTGCGGCAGTTGCTCACCCACACCTCCGGCGTGCCGGACGTGATGGCGTACTACACGCAGGTGCTGCGTGGCGGCAAGTTCACCGCGCCGCTGATGGCCGACGACGCGGTGCAGGTGCTGGCGGCCTCCGGCACGGCGCCGAAGTCCGCGCCCGGCGAACGTTTCGAATACAGCAACACCGGCTACCTGCTGCTGGCGCAGGTGGTGGCCCACGTGTCCGGCCTGCCGTTCGCGAGCTTCCTGCAGCGCGAATTCTTCGATCCGCTGGGCATGTCGCACACGCGCGTGCGGATGCCCGCCAACGAGGCCGCCATCGCGCCGCGCGCCTACGGCTTCACCCCCACGTCCGACGGACAGCGGCGCCCGCAGGACCAGATCCCCGGCTTCTACATGCTGGGCGCGGGCGGCATCTACTCCACCGCCGCCGACCTGCTGCTCTGGTCGAAGGCGCTGCGCGACGGCAAGGCGATGTCGGTCAGCAGTTGGCGCGAAGCCACCACGCCGCTGCGCCTGAACGACGGCAGCAGCGTGCCCTACGGCTTCGGGCTGGGCCTGCGCGCCTCGCCGCTGCAGCAGCCGCGCATCGAGCACGGCGGCCATTGGCGGGCGTTCAAGGCGGATCTGGCCCGGCTCCCCGCGCAGGACATCGACGTCGTCCTGCTCACCAACAACGGCGAGGACGACAGCGTGGATGCGGCGCGCGACGCGGTCGAGGCGATCCTGGCCGGCAAGCCGTACTCGCCGGTGAAGGAGCCGATCGACTGGCCGCTGCGCGAACGACTGCAGCGCGACAACGCGGCAACCCTGCGCCGGTGGCTCGACGCGCAACGCACCGCGAAGCCGGCGCGCTACGACGTTCCGGAAGACAAGCTCAACGACATCGGCTATCGCCTGATCGAAGCGAAGCAGGTCGACAAGGCGCTGGCGGTGATGCGGTTCAACCAGGAAACCCATCCGGACTCGATGAACGCGCTGGACAGCCTGGCAGACTCCTACCTGGCGGCCGGCGACCGCGACGACGCCATCGCGCAGGCGAAGCGCATGCTGGAACTCAAGCCGGACTCGCGCGCCGCGCAGGAGAAGCTGAAGGCGCTGGTCGAGGGCAAGTGA
- a CDS encoding TolC family protein, with protein MKLRLAALAVLTLAPCLSARAQAGLAEPVPASRSVSILSLDDAFARVAAVHPDLRLFGARQQGLRAEREQALLPPAWRAGVDIENVLGTGEAGGLRSAEATLSLASVFERGGKLDARRALADRRIDALAVEREARRLDLLADTARRYLALIAARAQRRLAEADIEQRRRTVAAARQRLRAGASPESVLLTAQAALARAELERDRAVQRTVAARQHLAALWGERDPAFDVAGDDPLLLPRIEDATSLAALLQRTPELAQFADEQRVREARLQLARSEASPDLDWSVGLRRLQATGDVGLVAGVSLPLGARQRAQPAIRAAEAELATLEIAREAQGLALYSTLVDAHARYGLAQLEVARLRDDVLPKLASAEAAAERAYRAGAISYLEWAQLQSERTAMRRQQLDVALDAQRALIELQRLTGQPLVVAAAPNAQGQTP; from the coding sequence ATGAAGTTGCGCCTGGCGGCCCTGGCCGTCCTGACGCTTGCGCCGTGCCTGTCCGCACGCGCGCAGGCTGGCCTTGCCGAACCTGTTCCGGCAAGCCGTTCCGTTTCGATCCTGTCGCTGGACGACGCCTTCGCGCGCGTCGCCGCCGTCCATCCCGACCTGCGCCTGTTCGGCGCGCGCCAGCAGGGCCTGCGGGCCGAACGCGAGCAGGCGCTGCTGCCTCCCGCCTGGCGTGCCGGCGTGGACATCGAAAACGTCCTCGGCACCGGCGAGGCCGGCGGCCTGCGCAGCGCCGAGGCCACCCTGTCGCTGGCCTCGGTGTTCGAACGCGGCGGCAAGCTGGACGCGCGCCGTGCGCTGGCCGACCGCCGCATCGACGCGCTGGCGGTCGAGCGCGAAGCACGCCGGCTCGACCTGCTGGCGGACACCGCGCGCCGCTACTTGGCGCTGATCGCCGCGCGCGCGCAGCGCCGGCTGGCGGAGGCCGACATCGAACAGCGCCGCCGCACCGTGGCCGCCGCGCGCCAGCGCCTGCGGGCGGGCGCGTCGCCGGAATCGGTGCTGCTGACCGCGCAGGCCGCGCTGGCGAGGGCGGAGCTGGAGCGCGACCGCGCCGTACAACGCACCGTCGCCGCGCGCCAGCATCTGGCGGCGCTGTGGGGCGAGCGCGATCCCGCGTTCGACGTGGCCGGCGACGATCCGCTGCTGCTTCCGCGCATCGAGGACGCGACATCGCTGGCCGCGCTGCTGCAACGCACGCCGGAACTGGCGCAGTTCGCCGACGAGCAGCGCGTGCGCGAAGCGCGCCTGCAGCTGGCGCGCAGCGAGGCCAGCCCCGACCTCGACTGGTCGGTCGGCCTGCGCCGCCTGCAGGCCACGGGCGATGTCGGCCTGGTCGCCGGTGTCTCGCTGCCGCTGGGCGCGCGCCAGCGCGCCCAGCCGGCGATCCGCGCGGCCGAGGCCGAACTCGCCACGCTGGAGATCGCGCGCGAAGCGCAGGGCCTGGCGCTGTATTCGACGCTGGTCGATGCGCATGCGCGCTATGGCTTGGCCCAACTCGAAGTCGCGCGCCTGCGCGACGACGTGCTGCCCAAACTCGCCAGCGCCGAAGCCGCCGCCGAGCGCGCCTACCGCGCCGGCGCGATCAGCTATCTCGAATGGGCGCAGCTGCAGTCCGAGCGCACCGCGATGCGCCGGCAGCAACTGGACGTCGCGCTCGACGCGCAGCGCGCCCTGATCGAACTGCAGCGCCTGACCGGCCAGCCGCTGGTCGTGGCCGCCGCGCCGAACGCACAAGGACAAACCCCATGA
- a CDS encoding efflux RND transporter periplasmic adaptor subunit yields the protein MTTHAISRLLFALLLSAGVAACGGNRDDAPQAAAAAHADDAAGHGDADGDAGHEDGPAATTIPAAIADASGIRVAAAGPGSIADEHEVQGLLTPVEGRVAQVTARFPGPVRTLHAGIGDRVRAGQPLAVIESNLSLTAYTVASPISGVVLRRAASVGAVAGEGAPLFEVADLSTLWVDLHIFGSDAGHITAGIPVTVTRMSDGVSTDTTLERILPGTATASQSTVARAVIANADGLWRPGAAVRARIVVDRADAAIVVPVVALQTDEEGRDVVYVREGERYAERAVTPGRRDAKQVEVVAGLRAGEQVVIAQSFLVKADIGKSSAGHEH from the coding sequence ATGACGACGCATGCGATTTCCCGCCTCCTGTTCGCACTCCTGCTGTCGGCGGGCGTGGCCGCCTGCGGCGGCAACCGGGACGACGCGCCGCAGGCCGCAGCGGCGGCCCATGCCGACGACGCAGCGGGCCACGGCGATGCCGACGGAGACGCCGGCCATGAAGACGGCCCCGCGGCCACCACCATCCCCGCCGCGATCGCCGACGCCTCAGGCATCCGCGTCGCTGCCGCCGGCCCGGGCAGCATCGCCGACGAGCACGAGGTGCAGGGCCTGCTGACGCCGGTCGAAGGCCGCGTCGCGCAGGTCACGGCGCGCTTCCCCGGCCCGGTGCGCACGCTGCACGCCGGCATCGGCGACCGCGTGCGCGCCGGCCAGCCGTTGGCGGTGATCGAAAGCAACCTCAGCCTGACCGCCTATACCGTGGCCTCGCCGATCTCCGGCGTCGTGCTGCGGCGTGCCGCGTCGGTCGGCGCGGTGGCGGGCGAGGGCGCGCCGCTGTTCGAGGTCGCCGACCTGTCCACGCTGTGGGTCGATCTGCACATCTTCGGCAGCGACGCCGGCCACATCACCGCCGGCATCCCGGTGACGGTGACGCGGATGAGCGACGGCGTCAGCACGGACACCACGCTGGAGCGCATCCTGCCGGGCACCGCCACCGCCAGCCAGAGCACGGTGGCGCGCGCCGTGATCGCCAATGCCGACGGCCTGTGGCGGCCCGGCGCGGCGGTGCGCGCGCGGATCGTGGTGGATCGCGCCGACGCGGCCATCGTCGTGCCCGTGGTCGCGCTGCAGACCGACGAGGAAGGCCGCGACGTGGTCTACGTGCGCGAGGGCGAGCGCTACGCGGAGCGCGCGGTGACGCCGGGCCGGCGCGATGCGAAGCAGGTCGAAGTGGTGGCGGGGTTGAGGGCCGGCGAGCAGGTCGTTATCGCGCAGAGCTTCCTGGTCAAGGCGGACATCGGCAAGTCCTCCGCCGGGCACGAGCATTGA